Part of the Gemmatimonadaceae bacterium genome is shown below.
GTTCCATCACGTGGCGCGACACGGCCGTCGGCCGATCGCCGCGTTCGCATTCGACCTCGACCATGCGACGACGGCACCGATCCACTACGTCCACCAGCTCCGGGTGCTCGGCAAGGGCATTGGGCGGACGTCTGGTCGATACGACGCGCAGGAGATTCGACGTCATTTGATCCGTCCACCGCCCAACGAGCAAATCAGTCAACTCGGCGCACGGGTCTCGAAGGGCATTCGCGCGATATACGCTCAGGAAATCGTCGAGACCGATGCGCATCCGGACGTGCCCGCGCGAACGCGTCTCCAGCGTACGGAGGGTGCCGTACAAGGATCCAGCAGCCTCCGGCTGCACTGTTTTCGGAAAGAGCGACCGCCACCAGCGCGCGCGATTCAGCCACAGCTGCACGTGATTCAATTTTCGCTGCACCGGCCGCTTCTGGTCGGCCGCCCCATAGTGCCAGACGTTCGAAGCCGCAGCATCATTCTCCAACTCCGCATACTCGTCGGCGTCGATCGCAGCGACCGCCGACTCGAGGCCGCTCACGAGAAACTCGAATCCGTGGGCGGGCGGATCCCAGGCAACGCTCCACGCGAGCAGTCCGTGCATGAGCGCGTTGTGCATGTGCTTCATGTTCCCATCGCGCAGCTTCTGCACAGGAGCGCTCTTCCACACCTCGCTGTCATCGTCCGGCACGAGCGCGCGCAGCAATTCGAGCCCGTCGTCGTCGCGGAGCGCCGCCGGCCGGCTCCGCGCCCACGTGCGCCAGACGTCGACGAGTGGGACGCCCGTGCCGCCATTCTCGATGTCTTCCCGCTTGCGAGGCCCGAACGACCAACCGACCGACTGCGGCAACAACACGACTTCTCCGTTAGGCCGACGAATCTCCGTTTCGGCGTTGGCCACGATGAGCTCGGCGAGCGCCGCCACCGACGCGCGCGCGCCCGCGCTGTCGACCTTCACCTTCCGGCGTTTCGGCTCGGGCCACGCTTGCATCGCGCGCGGATCGATCAGCCCGAGTGCATTTTCTGTACTGGCGACCGTCGGCTCGGTTAGAACCGCCGCGACGTGCACTTCTTCCTGCTTCGAGAGCGTCTGCCGCACCGCACGGTATCGTTCCATGCGCGCGCGCACCGCTGCCAGCGAGCGTTTCTTCTCCATGGCATCGCGCAACAACTCCAAGCCGGCCTGCCGTCGCGTCTCGCTCGTATCCGCGAGCAGGCGGTCCGCCGCGTTCAACAGGGCCGCATCGGACAGCGCGCGCAATCGGGTCAGCGATCGCGCGCGCAGGTCGCTCGCCTTTCGATCGAGAAGGGTGACGATGCGTTCGACCTCATCACTCTCGAGCGGCAACGCGTCGAGCACGTGGTAGGCCGTCGAGCGCACCGGTTCGGACGCATCGCCGAGCAAGTCGATCGCGAGGGCGCGCTCGCCGGCCGACAGCGGCCGTCTCTTCGATTCGGGCTGGCCTCGCATGCGGTGCGCGGCGAGGCCGGCAACGCCGCGCAGAAAGGCGGCGCGACCATCGGCGTTGAGGTCCCGAACGTGCGGCAGGAGGCGGTCGCCCGGAATGTGGGCAGCGTGAACGACCATCGCCGCCGCAACGTGTGAGCGCTCGAGCGTACGCTTCCACCACGGCCAGACAAGCGCGTCGAGGTGCTGGCCGCGCTTGGGAATTCGCGCGATGAGCTGCTCCAGGCGACCGAACATCTGTGCGACGTCCGCGTGCTTCGACCGGTCCGCGAAAAATCCGTCGAGCGCCCGCGCGGCAACCCGCAAATCGGCGTCGCCTAACAGATGGCTCAAACTATCGAACGCGCTCGGCCACGCGGACTGCACGAGGATATGTGCCGCGACGAACCGCATCGATTCCGAGCCCGATGATGCGAGGTTGGCCGCCAACGGAAGGGCCGCCTCGACGTTGTGGAACGCGACACACCAGAGTGCAAGGTACGCAGATTCGGCGTCGTCGCCGTTCAGCGCGGCGGCTTGGGCGGCGTCATCATCGAGCAGCGCGAGCACGCGGCCGAGCAGGCCATCGATCTTGACCTGCGACGTGCCATCCCAGAGGAAACCGAACCACGTGTCCGCGGCGCGAATGACGGATGAGAATCGGGCCAGGTTGTGTTCGCGGATGACGGTGACGAGGCGGCGAAATGCCGCGGGGTGCGACTCGTCGACGCTCTCGAGAATGATCTGGCGCAGTCCTTCCTCTCGCTGCGCCGCAAGCAGCAACCGCTCGACGAGCTGCCAGGCGTCAGGGCGCGCGCAGCTCAGGAGAGCCTGGGTGACGTGCCGACCCATTTGCGACGTCGGATGGTCGCCGCGCACCGTCGCAGCCAAGATTTCGAACACGGCGTCGCCCGTAGCGCCACCCGAATCGATCGCGCCGGCGAGCAACCAACCCAGATCGACCGCGCCCGACCATCCCGCCAGATGCGCCGCGTGCTCGGCGATCCACACGATGTCCGCGTCGTAGTCGCCGAGGAGCAGGGCAACGCTTGCCAGCCACCGGCCGCGAATGGTCGCCAGCGTCACCCGCGAGTGCGGCGCGCGGAACGGCCGGCGCGTTAGGCCCTCGGTGTAAGGACGGCGAACGAGGCCGTCGAGCGCGCACGCGACGCTGGATTCCACGCGCGGCAGAAGGGTCTGAGCCAGGCGGCGCCAGCCGTCGTCGCCGAGTGCACCGAGCTGCGCGCCTAACTCTGCGCGGTTGCGGGCGATCACGGCGTGCCGCGAATACTCCGACGTCTGGAGCGCCTGCTCGAGCATCGCGCGCACCGTGGGTGGCACGGCGGCACCGACGAGCGCCGCGGCCTGCTGCTTGATGCCGGTTAGGCGGGCCAGCAACGAACCGGGTTGTCGCTTGGCGGCCAACTCGGCCTGGATGTGCTCGTTGTCCATGCGTTAGGCGCCGGCCAGGAAGGTGAGACGGACGAAGACGAGGGTACTCGAGTCGTTCGGGTAGACCTGGGCATCGAGATCGCGCTGCTCGACGCCGTCGAGCACGACCAGGTAGAGTCCATCTTCGAAGCCCTGGAGCGCGGCGCCGACCGCTGAATCGGGGTCGGCAACCGGAGCACTGGGGCGTCCGCCCGAATCGATCTTGCCGACGGCCGCGCCACCGGCGATGTCGGACGCTGATAGCACGCGCATCAGGCGCCTCTGTCGCTGGCGCTCGTCGAACGCCGCGACCTCGCCGCGGACCACGCCCGTGATGAGCGCCCGCAACGTCAGCGCGTCGTCGCCGCCGTCACCCGTTCGCGGCGGGACGGGAATCGACCAGCGGTCGAACGCGCGAGGTTTTTTCGCCAGGACGCGTGTCTCGATGAACATGCCATGAGCCTCAGTGCAAGGACACTTTGGCGGGCGTCGCCGTCACCGTGCGATCAGAACGGAATTCTTGCTGGACAGCAGGAGGCCGGTGGCTAACTTCGGGCGTATGCCGAAGCCGATCCTCATTCTCTCCGGTCCCGTCGGATCCGGCAAGAGCACGGTCGCGCGCGAGCTGGTTCGCCTCCTAACGGACGAGGTGGTGCTGATCGAGGGCGATGTCTTCTGGTCGTTCTACGCGAAGGGCGCGCCGGGGCCGGCGCAGAAGCGAATTCGCACGATCATGTCGGCGATGATCGCGGCTGCCATTCCGTATGCGACAGGCGGATCGCACGTCATTCTCGATTTCTCGATTCCGCCCTGGTTTCTCGAGACGGTGCGGAAGGTCGCCGCGATGCGAGAGGTACCGCTCGACTACGTGGTGTTGCGGCCGCCGGAGCAGGTGTGCGCGGCGCGGGCAAAGGCCCGCGCGGACGGGAGTATCGCCGATTACTCGCTCTATAGCGAGTTGTACCGCGACTTCGACCAGGTCCCGCACCACATCCTCTCCGACGACGCCATGTCTCCAGCCGAGCACGCGACGGCGATTCTGCGTGGCGTCGCGGAAGGACGGTTCCGCCTCTAGCCGCGCCTAACGGAGGGCTTCCGAACGCCCCAGCGGCACGCGTGCTTTTCAGCCTGGTTTCTTTTGCGCGTTCACTGTATATTGCATGGCGTGAATCTTGCATTGCGACCCGCTCCCATCGAGCGACCGTGACCACTCTCGCGGTCATCCCAGCCCGTCTCGGCGCCACCCGGCTCCACCGCAAGCCGCTCCGCCTCCTCGGCGGCTCTCCTCTCGTCGTCCGCGTCTGGCAACGCGTGTACGATCTCGGCGTCGCCGACGACTGCATCATCGCCACCGACCACGAGGACGTCGCCGCTGCTGCACGTGACGCCGGCGCCCACTGCGTGCTCACCGCCCAGACACACCCATCGGGCACAGATCGGGTCGCCGAAGTCGTCGCGCGCCCCGAGCTCGCCGCCCGACGGTTCGACGTCATCCTCAACGTGCAGGGCGATGAACCCTTCGTCACCGCCGAAACCCTCACCGGCGCGGTCGAAATGGTCCGCGAGCGCGGCTTCCCGCTCGGTACGGTCGCCATCCCGGACGACCCTGCAATCCTCGACCAGCCCAGCGTCGTCAAAGTGGT
Proteins encoded:
- a CDS encoding DUF5724 domain-containing protein → MDNEHIQAELAAKRQPGSLLARLTGIKQQAAALVGAAVPPTVRAMLEQALQTSEYSRHAVIARNRAELGAQLGALGDDGWRRLAQTLLPRVESSVACALDGLVRRPYTEGLTRRPFRAPHSRVTLATIRGRWLASVALLLGDYDADIVWIAEHAAHLAGWSGAVDLGWLLAGAIDSGGATGDAVFEILAATVRGDHPTSQMGRHVTQALLSCARPDAWQLVERLLLAAQREEGLRQIILESVDESHPAAFRRLVTVIREHNLARFSSVIRAADTWFGFLWDGTSQVKIDGLLGRVLALLDDDAAQAAALNGDDAESAYLALWCVAFHNVEAALPLAANLASSGSESMRFVAAHILVQSAWPSAFDSLSHLLGDADLRVAARALDGFFADRSKHADVAQMFGRLEQLIARIPKRGQHLDALVWPWWKRTLERSHVAAAMVVHAAHIPGDRLLPHVRDLNADGRAAFLRGVAGLAAHRMRGQPESKRRPLSAGERALAIDLLGDASEPVRSTAYHVLDALPLESDEVERIVTLLDRKASDLRARSLTRLRALSDAALLNAADRLLADTSETRRQAGLELLRDAMEKKRSLAAVRARMERYRAVRQTLSKQEEVHVAAVLTEPTVASTENALGLIDPRAMQAWPEPKRRKVKVDSAGARASVAALAELIVANAETEIRRPNGEVVLLPQSVGWSFGPRKREDIENGGTGVPLVDVWRTWARSRPAALRDDDGLELLRALVPDDDSEVWKSAPVQKLRDGNMKHMHNALMHGLLAWSVAWDPPAHGFEFLVSGLESAVAAIDADEYAELENDAAASNVWHYGAADQKRPVQRKLNHVQLWLNRARWWRSLFPKTVQPEAAGSLYGTLRTLETRSRGHVRMRIGLDDFLSVYRANALRDPCAELTDLLVGRWTDQMTSNLLRVVSTRRPPNALAEHPELVDVVDRCRRRMVEVECERGDRPTAVSRHVMELRWTGGLETLARALPALGKTHFARNFGWSRMGEARQESLSHLVVRSFPRPEDTPDAFAAWARSARIPQSRLVELAVYAPQWAAHVNHVLEWPGLEDGVWWIEAHTKDGRSWQLRDLKDEWAAGAGEHTPLSADELTEGAVDVAWFERIYTALGADRWRVLYGAAKYAASSGGHSRAQLFADAMCGAITREAMLGRIDGKRHQDSVRALGLLPLAAGAAGKRDVLERYIRLENFRRESRKFGSQRQQSEKRAVTIGLANLARTAGYRDPQRLTWAMEQQAVADLVRGPLMVTRGDVTLTLGIDGDGVPSLAIQKNGKTLKALPASLKTDDDAQELRERLQELKRQRSRVRAALEEAMCRGDAFTPAELGTLLQHPILAPSIARLVFVGDGSAGYPAEGGRALLDGAGATHVLGNAEQVRIAHPHDLFARGDWSTWQRECFRAERVQPFKQVFRELYPIIDSERGVQRSRRYAGHQVNPRQALALLGGRGWLVSPDEGVSRTFHDAGLTARLGFDEAFFTPADIEGLTLAEVAFTKKADGAPLPLDQIPPRVFSETMRDLDLVVSVAHSGGVDPEATASTVEMRATLIGETCQLLGLDNVELKAHHAIVRGQLGTYSVHLGSAGVMLMPATAIPIVAVHSQHRGRLFLPFADDDPRTAEVLSKVLLLARDGSIHDANILDRIRSASGTLRD
- a CDS encoding AAA family ATPase, with protein sequence MANFGRMPKPILILSGPVGSGKSTVARELVRLLTDEVVLIEGDVFWSFYAKGAPGPAQKRIRTIMSAMIAAAIPYATGGSHVILDFSIPPWFLETVRKVAAMREVPLDYVVLRPPEQVCAARAKARADGSIADYSLYSELYRDFDQVPHHILSDDAMSPAEHATAILRGVAEGRFRL
- the kdsB gene encoding 3-deoxy-manno-octulosonate cytidylyltransferase, which codes for MTTLAVIPARLGATRLHRKPLRLLGGSPLVVRVWQRVYDLGVADDCIIATDHEDVAAAARDAGAHCVLTAQTHPSGTDRVAEVVARPELAARRFDVILNVQGDEPFVTAETLTGAVEMVRERGFPLGTVAIPDDPAILDQPSVVKVVCADDGRALYFSRAAIPFARERMGGNGDGTQHLARGMIRRHLGVYAYTPAALAQWVALPPHPLERIERLEQLRPLAAGMAMGVALVSTPPEPSIDTEDDLERANARWSDFTARHR